One window of the Montipora foliosa isolate CH-2021 chromosome 4, ASM3666993v2, whole genome shotgun sequence genome contains the following:
- the LOC138000119 gene encoding uncharacterized protein, producing the protein MTNMSCKQKTCGAPTQLLPANVSNLTFEFLPSSGSKGKSPAIASRSVNIYPDLDLIGGFAFLSFASLEHLEDHIEQNEGNLTVVSVNVGKKRKAEDYNKPQANNSELQCPPSKKKSAAGKKKASVKVSSVHSTNVSSTSKAEDTPIGAKHKAATVVEKQPPGKTDTSRSSENTTSQDFPSSDLEISLLCCETVDLVDEEEILEEGAYTGKEENSLGHRVYDDTEDELAVSSSTHLDDNVGINGSSTMGCNSRPKRKKKKRRASEHCDQTSQTKFRIKKKKKPVAKGHNLQESSHAGKFESGPPSDSAIQETENLPGKAGKVKNDRNETPSQPKIERITCARTSCYLATSKSNNNLKSKFSGLGLSHGSNSTTEQIQLKTIDKSSSDVCTPNSSDREVDVGDETRSVSVLSDFSDHSSDIEPFDTHGCFLLNNKIDKVEKENYQDGDEELDVDVETVAREASKNFLVVSGIEAGHFSYHPGATSEGTIDTSIQALPNEIDIFLHCAKIQEGQIIKIINPDECLEFHPHVLPRSLRKPADVKATRSATERRRRHRLGDLFGDMKKEVFTNAYESDLYFSKQAILSKAISTLDELETELADLTNTRVQLLKQNKQLRKSRNKLIFGKSSVDVDDVKAEAILKHLNISVDEVEQECANKGPGHENEVNKDKQGEETESSVKVVEPSAKGRPRANKSLMPTCLLKPTVRSKADANGSDARVAERPQCPLETPKMSDSPKDPSPPKRASNVSCGVQTPSFGSVSKSSGLKNSDISPHAESVRQENGQPSFACDSPKVIHTVTCTSTAQVGMASNEIVKSDTLKPGLEKCTPVQTLWTNDPTKHASSPDQQPNQEGAKPSVLKILPKPAILHLNPTQQKAIMESLGQIKQPSSDKIICNLSRLSTQTNPNAPRICIIRSSGQLVKSLDSKNVMHIQITNDALKSLDTSSSSAVSGATGTSLSSQTISGSQSGGSDQNPQAPMSSTALPTVNVDKRPVFPTSSAQVLSVSSLPKPVVMASTTQIPSVIGTQKPLVLTSSTQIPLVGTVQKITIPTSTQQIISVAGTEKPVVLSSAVLTGAQKFVVHTSTPQILSVVNGQRLKMPISSGQLSEKYPKQSNPPPETTLTNLTITPQMPHGEQRKLSMTKSLLQGTPGKSQTSVDVTLRALAALNQLQANNPAPPSLTETVTNPLVPNESSGSGSLVGLRNVVMKVGSKEHISTPCVKFPMIALTSVKTNTTRQMTVASSSAMTCKQCAVTNVCPVAFGSPKVLLPLSSSVSAPSSTSLDTSVPSTIVPTISVPSSTSLNKSFTVSASISPNVININSNLDAVSQPFIGPCLDPLSFLPGELATSTATITSKQSSLSSVGGEKQVNKEAPDSNSSTSPSFGQCDVFNPESSISSTVLTQEMLKIPGINQSPKESTLLLKPSDLPLTDVFPDLAEIDSLVSHITSVSATDPLSCGNKGTADKSDRPNPREQTYSLRSSAVSIKQSSPLKATTRDSKKGKSPSKT; encoded by the exons ATGACCAACATGTCGTGCAAACAGAAAACGTGTGGAGCTCCAACCCAACTTTTACCTGCAAATGTATCGAATTTGACGTTTGAATTTCTTCCATCGAGCGGAAGTAAGGGTAAATCTCCAGCTATAGCGTCCAGAAGCGTAAATATTTATCCCGATTTGGATTTAATTGGTGGATTTGCCTTTCTGTCTTTTGCGTCACTTGAACATCTTGAAGATCACATCGAGCAAAACGAAGGTAATCTTACAGTGGTCAGCGTCAATGttgggaaaaagagaaaagccGAAGATTATAATAAGCCACAGGCAAATAATTCTGAATTACAATGTCCCCCAAGCAAGAAGAAATCGGCTGCTGGAAAGAAGAAAGCGTCGGTGAAGGTCAGTTCTGTTCACTCGACCAACGTCTCCTCAACATCGAAGGCCGAAGATACTCCGATTGGTGCAAAGCATAAGGCAGCAACTGTGGTTGAAAAGCAACCACCGGGAAAGACTGATACTTCACGAAGTAGTGAGAATACAACTTCTCAAGATTTCCCGAGCTCAGATTTAGAAATTTCGCTGCTGTGTTGTGAAACTGTTGATTTAGTGGATGAAGAGGAAATTTTGGAGGAAGGCGCATACACCGGGAAGGAAGAGAACTCCCTTGGTCACAGGGTTTATGATGACACAGAGGATGAATTAGCAGTTAGTTCCTCAACTCATCTGGATGATAACGTTGGCATAAATGGAAGCAGCACCATGGGTTGTAATTCAAgaccaaaaaggaaaaagaagaaaagacgAGCATCTGAACATTGTGATCAGACAAGCCAGACCAAATTTAggataaagaaaaagaagaaaccaGTTGCCAAGGGCCATAATTTACAAGAATCATCCCATGCAGGCAAATTTGAAAGTGGCCCACCTTCAGATTCAGCAATTCAGGAAACTGAAAATTTGCCAGGCAAAGCTGGAAAAGTGAAAAATGATAGGAATGAAACACCATCACAGCCAAAAATTGAGAGGATAACTTGTGCACGCACATCCTGTTACCTTGCAACAAGCAAGAGCAATAATAATCTAAAAAGCAAGTTTTCAGGATTAGGTTTGTCACATGGCTCAAATTCCACTACAGAACAGATTCAACTTAAAACTATCGACAAGAGTTCTTCAGATGTTTGTACACCCAACAGTAGTGACCGTGAAGTTGACGTAGGTGATGAAACAAGAAGTGTTAGTGTGCTGTCTGATTTCAGCGATCATTCATCTGATATTGAACCTTTTGATACTCATGGCTGTTTTCTGTTGAACAACAAGATTGATAAAGTGGAAAAAGAGAATTATCAAGATGGAGATGAAGAGTTGGATGTGGATGTTGAAACTGTCGCCAGAGAAGCAAGTAAGAACTTTCTTGTGGTCAGTGGCATTGAGGCAGGGCATTTCAGTTATCATCCAGGTGCAACAAGTGAAGGAACAATAGATACTTCAATTCAAGCCCTCCCAAATGAAATTGATATCTTTTTACACTGTGCTAAGATTCAAGAAGGGCAGATAATAAAGATCATCAACCCAGATGAATGTCTTGAATTCCATCCTCATGTCTTACCAAGGAGTTTGCGAAAACCAGCTGATGTCAAGGCAACCAGAAGTGCCACCGAAAGGAGGCGTCGCCATCGTTTAGGGGATTTGTTTGGCGACATGAAGAAAGAAGTCTTTACAAATGCATATGAATCAGATTTGTATTTCAGCAAACAGGCTATTCTGAGCAAGGCAATATCAACCCTTGATGAACTTGAAACAGAACTCGCGGACTTGACCAACACTCGGGTTCAATTATTGAAACAGAACAAGCAATTAAGAAAGTCTAGAAACAAACTAATATTTGGGAAATCATCTGTAGATGTGGATGATGTTAAAGCTGAAGCTATTCTTAAACATCTTAACATAAGTGTGGATGAGGTCGAGCAAGAATGTGCAAATAAAGGACCTGGTCACGAAAATGAAGTTAACAAAGACAAGCAGGGTGAAGAAACTGAATCAAGTGTTAAGGTTGTTGAGCCATCAGCTAAGGGTCGTCCAAGGGCAAACAAGAGTCTGATGCCAACTTGTTTACTGAAACCGACTGTTAGAAGCAAAGCTGATGCAAACGGATCCGATGCTCGTGTCGCTGAGAGGCCGCAATGCCCActtgaaacaccaaaaatgagTGATTCTCCAAAAGATCCATCACCTCCAAAGAGAGCTTCAAACGTTTCTTGCGGTGTGCAGACACCATCTTTTGGCAGTGTCTCAAAATCCTCTGGATTAAAGAACTCTGACATATCCCCCCATGCTGAATCAGTGAGGCAGGAAAATGGTCAACCAAGTTTCGCTTGTGATTCTCCCAAAGTGATTCATACAGTCACATGCACATCAACTGCACAGGTTGGAATGGCCAGCAATGAAATTGTAAAGAGTGATACTTTGAAACCAGGGCTGGAAAAGTGTACACCAGTACAAACATTGTGGACAAATGACCCAACAAAACATGCTTCATCTCCTGATCAGCAACCAAACCAGGAAGGGGCCAAACCAAGTGTGTTGAAGATTCTACCAAAGCCTGCAATTCTTCACCTAAATCCCACACAACAGAAAGCAATCATGGAATCCTTGGGACAAATCAAGCAGCCATCAAGTGATAAGATTATCTGTAACTTGTCCAGATTAAGCACCCAAACCAACCCCAATGCACCACGGATTTGCATCATTAGGAGTAGTGGCCAGCTAGTGAAGAGTTTGGACAGCAAGAATGTTATGCATATTCAGATTACAAATGATGCCCTTAAGAGTCTAGACACTAGCAGTAGCAGTGCAGTTTCCGGGGCCACAGGGACGTCATTATCAAGCCAGACTATATCAGGTAGCCAATCAGGTGGGAGTGATCAGAACCCTCAAGCACCAATGTCATCCACTGCTTTACCCACTGTAAATGTTGATAAAAGACCTGTTTTTCCAACTTCGTCTGCTCAAGTCCTTTCTGTGTCAAGTCTTCCAAAACCTGTAGTAATGGCATCAACCACTCAGATCCCTTCTGTAATTGGTACTCAAAAACCCTTAGTCCTCACTTCATCAACTCAAATTCCTTTGGTTGGCACAGTTCAGAAGATTACTATCCCAACTTCAACACAACAAATAATTTCTGTGGCTGGTACTGAAAAACCGGTTGTGTTGAGTTCAGCTGTTCTAACAGGTGCTCAAAAGTTTGTGGTGCACACTTCCACACCACAAATTCTCTCTGTGGTTAATGGACAAAGACTTAAAATGCCCATTTCATCTGGTCAACTATCAGAAAAATACCCTAAACAAAGTAATCCCCCACCAGAGACCACTTTGACGAACTTGACCATTACACCTCAAATGCCTCATGGCGAACAAAGAAAATTGTCTATGACGAAAAGCCTCCTCCAAGGGACACCAGGTAAAAGTCAAACAAGTGTAGATGTGACTCTACGAGCGCTTGCAGCATTGAACCAATTACAGGCCAACAATCCAGCACCTCCCTCTCTCACAGAAACAGTCACTAATCCATTGGTTCCCAATGAAAGCTCTGGAAGTGGATCCCTTGTGGGGTTAAGAAATGTTGTTATGAAAGTTGGATCTAAAGAACACATTTCAACACCATGTGTCAAATTTCCAATGATTGCCTTGACATCAGTCAAAACAAACACAACAAGGCAAATGACAGTAGCCTCATCAAGTGCAATGACATGTAAACAGTGTGCAGTGACCAATGTATGCCCTGTAGCCTTTGGATCACCTAAGGTACTTCTTCCACTGTCATCCTCCGTATCAGCACCATCGTCAACATCACTTGATACATCTGTACCTTCCACCATTGTACCAACCATTTCTGTGCCCTCTTCAACATCCCTTAATAAAAGTTTCACTGTGTCAGCATCCATCTCTCCTAATGTTATCAACATCAATTCTAATCTTGATGCAGTTTCCCAGCCATTCATCGGCCCATGTCTGGATCCTTTAAGTTTCTTACCTGGAGAGCTAGCAACATCAACTGCAACAATAACCTCCAAGCAAAGTTCCTTGTCAAGCGTTGGTGGAGAAAAACAGGTCAATAAAGAAGCTCCTGATTCCAACAGCAGCACGAGCCCCTCTTTTGGTCAGTGTGATGTTTTCAATCCTGAATCTTCAATTTCTTCTACAGTACTGACCcaagaaatgttgaaaatacCTGGCATTAACCAGAGTCCTAAAGAGTCAACTCTGCTTCTTAAACCATCAGATCTTCCTTTGACAGATGTGTTTCCAGATCTGGCTGAAATAGACTCATTGGTTTCCCACATAACCTCAGTCAGTGCCACAGATCCTTTAAGCTGTGGCAACAAAGGAACTGCAGACAAATCTGACAGGCCCAATCCGAGAGAACAAACGTACTCTTTGCGCAGCTCTGCTGTTTCCATCAAGCAGTCCAGCCCACTGAAAGCAACAACAAGGGACTCCAAGAAAG GAAAGTCTCCATCCAAAACATAA